Genomic window (Candidatus Binatus sp.):
ATTTCATGAAGGGGCGCGACGCCGTCGGCAGCGGAACTCTTCAAGCGCGCATGATCTTCGATCTCGTCGCGCCGATGTTTCTCCTCGGGCTAATCATTATCGCTGCACGCCGCACGATCGGCCGCGGCACAGCTTTGATACTTGCGATAGTCGGCGCGGAGTTCCTCTTCTATGGCGTTCTGAGTCCGACGGCGTGGGGCCACAATTTTCTCGAGATGATGCCGTTCGTCGCGATCGTCGCGGGCATCGGCGCGATGCGAATGATCGACGCGATTCGCCATCTGATCACTGCGGAGCAGCATCGGCGCTCAGATTGGATCGCGCTCGGCGGCGGCGCATCGTTGATAATCGTTTGCCTCGCGTGGGCGACGCCGCTGATCAATCAAAGCTGGCTGCATGGCAGTGTGTACGGCTTTGGATTCATTCCAAAGGCAGAAATTTCCCAGCTCGCCGCCGCGATCAGGAAGTTCAGCGGCCCCGGCGACGACGTGATTGCGCCGTCATTCCTTTGTTTCGAGGCCAATCGCCCCGAACTGATTCGTTTCCCGGAGACCTACGGCGTTTACCGCGAGGCTCGCGACGAATTCCATCGCGACGGATTCTTCGCCGCCCGCCGGCGACTCGGCAGCGCGAACTTCTTCTCGCTGATCGCCGACACTTCGCATTTCTGGAGCGATGAGATGCGCGTCGCGATCGTCGCCGGCAAGGTGCCGGTTGTCATCAACGATTCGCCGATTCAGTTGCTGCCGCTGGTGTCGATCCCCGAGCAATTTCTCGCCGCCAACGGCTATCAAATGATGCTGGTGACCGATCACTACCGCGTCTGGCGGCGCGCCACAGAGGCCTCGAATGCGAAGTGACCGCGCTTACTTCAGCAGCAGACGGCGGGTCGAGAGCGGATTGTAAACGTGCAGGAATGAGAACGCCGCGATCGTCAGCGCGTGCATGATTCCCGCCGACGCGATCAGCCCCGGAATGTCGCTCATCGGAATCAGCGCGACTTCCGTTTCCTCGGCCCCGAGCGATTCCGGCTGCCCGACGTTGCGTAAATCCTCGGCCAGGAACGAGTAGCACACGTTGCCCTGGATCGCTGGATTCGGGTGCACCTTGCCGAGCTCGATTATATTGTCGGCGTCGAAGCCGGTCTCTTCGATCATCTCGCGCCGCGCCGCGTGCATCGGCGTCAGGTCCTCGGGATCGACCATCCCGCCCGGCACTTCGAGGGTGAACTCCGAGATACCGTGGCGCCACTGCCGGATCATCACGACTTCGCCCGCCGCCGTCATCGGAATGATATTCACCCAGTTGGGCGCGTGGAGAATGAAGAAATCGCGCTCGCCGCGATGCGGATGCCCGGAGCGCCGGCGATGCAAATCGAACACCGGCGTCTTGTACACCGCATCCGTACTAAGCGTTTTCCACTTGTGCGCCAATGAACTTCAGTCGCGCCTCAGAACAGCCGCGCGTACTCGATGGCCGGGCATCGATCCATCACCACCGTGAGTCCTGCCTCCTGTGCGCGGCGCGCCGCCGCCGGATGAATCACGTCGAGCTGGCACCAGAGAATCTTTGCGCCCTTCGCGATCGCCTGCTCGGCGACCTCCGGCACAAATTCCGATCGTCGAAACACATCGACCATCTGCACCGGCTCGGGTATCGACGCCAGATCGGGATAGCAGGTTTCCCCGAGTTCGCCTTTGAGCGCGTCGGCTCCGAGTTGCGGATTAACCGGTATCACCTTGAAGCCGCGGCGCTTCAGCAGCTTTGCGATGCGCAATGAATCGCGCGCCGGATTGTCGGAGCATCCTACCACCGCGACCGTGGCCGGATTTGCCAGGATGCTGCGGATTTCCGAATCGGGTGGATTGCTGAATTCCATGGCGCGGCTCGCGCTAATCCTCGAACAGGCGCTCGATGATGATGGGTATCAGCCGATGGATTTCCTCGCGGCATTCGGCGAACACCACGTCGCCCTTCTCATAGGGATCTTCGATGTCGCCGGCCTCCCGCGCAAACGAGCGCAGCGTAAATACGGGCCGCGCGTTCGCTGCCGGAAATCGCTCGACCAGCTCACGCGCCTGCTGCTCGGTCATCGCGATGACTAAATCGCACTCCTCGAGCAACTCGGGATGCCGCTTCAAGTCGGTCGAGGTCGCCTCATCGCCGAGATCGATTCCGACGTCGCGCAGCGCCATCCGCGTATCGAGCGAGACCAGCGCGCCATCGCGCGCATACGGCGCGATTCCCGCCGATGTGATGCGCACGTGATGATCGACGCCGCGATTCGTAAGCTCGCGGCGCAGGATATGTTCCGCCATCACGCTGCGCGCCGTGTTGGCCGCGCAGATGAACAGCAGGGAACGAAAGCGCGGCCCATCGGGAGCCGCGCCATTCGATTTGTTCTCGTTCGCCAAGGTCTTAGACGTTCCCGCCCATCACCTCGCCCATGCTCTCTTTCTTGGTGACGCCCTTGGCGAGTTCTTCCTTCAGCTTCGCGCCGAGTTCCGCCGGCTCCCACATCGAGCCCTTCTTCGAAATCTTGCCGCCGGTATGCCATCCCTTCATCAGCCACACGTTGCCCATCCCGACGCGGAACACCTCGCCGTGGACGTCCTTCGCATCGTCGCTCGAGAGCCACGCCACCAGCGGCGCGACGTGAGCGGGCGTGAACGGATCCCATTCGCCCTGCTTCACCTGGCCCATCCCAGCCGCGGTTTGCGGGGTCGCATCGACGGTGAGCCGCGTGCGCGCGACCGGCGCGATCGCGTTGGCCGTCACGCCATAACGGCTCATCTCGCGATCGACGATAATCGCCATCGACGCCACCGCCGCCTTCGCCGACCCGTAATTGCTCTGGCCCGCGTTGCCGAGGAGGCCCGAGTCGGAGCTGGTGTTAATCAGCCGGCCGTTCAGGACGTTGCCGGCTTTGTGCTGTTCGCGCCAGTAGGAGCACGCGTGGCGCGCGACGTTGAAGCTGCCCCTCAGATGGACCCCGACCACCGCGTCCCAATCTTCTTCGCTCATGTTGAAGATCATGCGGTCGCGCAGGATGCCCGCGTTGTTCACCACGATATTCAGCTTGCCGAAGTTGTCGATCGCGCAATCGATGATGCGCTTGGCGGACTTGAAATCCGTCACGCTCTCGAAATTCGCGACCGCCTCGCCGCCGGCCGAACGAATCTCCTTGACCACGTCTTCCGCCGGCGAGCGCGATTGTCCGGTACCGTCGAAATGCCCGCCGAGATCGTTGATCACGACCTTGGCGCCGTGCTTCGCGAGCAGCAGCGCCTCTTCTCGTCCGATACCCCGGCCGGCGCCGGTGATTGCCGCAACCTTTCCCTCAAGTAGTGCCATCTGGTTAGTTCCTCTTTGCTTTTTTGCTGGGATTTGGATTCTCTGCTTGCTGTGCGATTTCGCCCGGTCCTACCACGTCGAAATCTTCCTTGGGTTCGAGCAGCGACGTGTCAATGTGGGCCGGAAGTTCATAGATCAGGTCGATAGTCATGCGCGACTTGTCGTCGTCGCTGGGGAACATCGTGATACTGCCGGGACGGCCTTCGATATGAAAATCGCACGACCAGGTTTTGCGCGCCGGCATGATGAGCGTCGAGGTGATGTGAAAATTGGCCTTCTTCAACTCTTCCTTGTAAAATGCGACCAGCGGGTTCAACTGCGCATCGGTGCTGAACACGATTTCGCGCATCGCCCCCTTCGGCTTGCGCACATGCTCGACCTTTGCGCCGGGATAGATCGGCATCGTCTTGTACAGATCTGGCGGCAGCTCCTTGCTCGCTTCGTCGGTCGCGCGATGCGGTATCGGCTCGGGCGGCGCGACCGGCGCTGAAGTCGGCGCGGCCTTGCAAGCAAAAATCGCGAGCAGGCAAAGGGCCAGGGCGCAGCGCCAGCTTCGGCGCCTGGAAATGACGGGAGCCTGCTCCGCCTCGACGAATTGCTTCACGCTGGATTGAACCGGACCTGCTGCGTAGTTCAAAGAATTGATTTACCCGAAATGTTTTGACCGAACGGCGGCAACTTCCGGCAAGTTCTGGATAGACTTGGACGGCAGAGAAGTCAAGGCGGTGCCGCATACACCGAGGTGAGAGACTGACTTGAAGTATTGGCGAAATTGGATGACGCTAGAGATCAGCAGAGGGACGCAGCACCACGTTCGAGATAGCGACAAATATTTTTCTCGCATCTTCATCTCGTGTCATACGGCTGCTAATCTGTGATCGGGTGGTCGAGGTTTGCGCTCCAGCGGTTCGTCTTCGCCACCGAATTTCACCGACTCTTGACAAATACTTCTCATTGTTGCATTCAGACTTTCCGCGCCATCTAGACGCCCTTGGTCTATTTCCGGCTGGTGGGATGTTGGAAAAATGGTGCTTTACGAGCGCGGCCGGTGCAAGGGAGAGTTCAAAAAAGGATTGCTTGGGGCAGTAGGTAAAAGGTTCGAGCGGGACCTTGGTTTCTCCGCTCACTCAATTTCAAAACCGAGAGGATAAGAGATGCAAAGCAATTTTGGTGTTCTGGGCATGATTCAGCAGGGCTATTACGCAACCTATCCCTTGCTGTTCATTTCGGTCGTGTGCCTCGCGATCATTTTCGAGCGTATCTGGGCGCTGTGGGGCGTCGGACCCAAGACTGCGAAACTCGCCGACGCGCTCATTCCGCAACTCCGCCAGGGCAAGTTCAACGAGGCGCTGCAGGCCACCCAGGCTCGCGGCACCGCCGCCGAGCGGATCTTTCACACCCTGATCTCAGGCGCGCAGACGATGGACCGCGATCATCTGCTCGAGCTCGATGACGAACGCCGCTATCAGGAAGGCCTCGAGTTCAAGCGCTACATCTGGGTGCTTGCGACCGCGGGCGCATCGGCCCCGTTCATCGGACTGTTCGGCACGGTCGTCGGTATTCTTGTGGCGTTCCAGTCGATGGCGATCATGGGCACCGGTGGTTTCTCGGTCGTCGCCGCCGGTATCTCGGAAGCATTGATCGCGACGGCGCTCGGCCTCGCGGTCGCGATCGTCGCGGTTATTTTCTACAACTACTTTTCAGTCAAAGTCGAAAACATCAGCGCCGTCCAGCACATCAATGACGACCGGCTGATCGACGCGGCGCTCCAGGGGAGACAGACTCGTGGCAATTAGCGGACCGCATCAGGGCGGTGGTGGTGGCGTTTTCGCCGACATCAATATCACGCCGCTGACGGATATCTTCCTCGTCTTGCTGATCATCTTCATGGTGACCACATCGGTCACTATCGAGTCGGCGGCACACGTCGATTTGCCGAACGCGACCAACACCAATCCCGAGAACAAGGGCGTGATCATCACTTACAGCGCGCAGCATGAGCTGTTCGTGAACTCGAAGGACGTTCCCGAGCGCGAACTGTTGCCGACCTTGCGGGACGCGCTGGGCCAGGGGGACGCGAAAGTCGTGGTGTTCCAGGGCGATCGCAAGGTGCTGCTGGGCGACATGGTGCGCATCCTGAACATCTCCAAGGCCGCCGGCGCCACCCAGATCGCGATCGCCGCCAAACGGGCCACTGGCGCTCAAATGGCCAACCAGGCCTCGAGTGGATCGTGATTAGATTGAATTTAAGAGCTGAGCCTGAGACTGCAGCGCCCAGAGGTATTTGCCGATGGCAATGATGAAAAAGGCGAAGGGTGGCGGAGCGGTGTTCGCCGATATCAATATCACCCCTCTGACCGACATTTTCCTCGTGCTGTTGATCATCTTCATGGTGACCACGGCCGTCACGATCGAATCCGCCGCCCACGTCGATCTGCCCAAGGCCGAAGCGCCGACCACCGACATCAAGCCCAAAGGCATCGTCGTCACCTACACCTCGGACCACACGATCATGGTGAACGACAAGGGCGTCACGGAAGCGGAATTGGTTCCAACGCTGCACACCGCACTGCAGAACTCGACCGATAAAATAGTAGTGTTCCAGGGCGACCCAAAGGTTATACTGGGAGACATGGTGCGGATTCTCGATCTCGCCAAATCGGCGGGCGCCGAGGCGATCGCAATCGCGGTGTCTCAGTTGCCTCCCGGTGGCGGCGGCGGAGCCCCCAGTGGCGGAGCGTGAGAGATTTGTTTTTAGGCGGCGCTTGCATGGGAGCGCGATTTTTGGGGTTTGCTAAAGGGATCTCGGCCTCGGCCGGCTTACACGCGGCCTGCGCGGGGAGAACACTTAAAATATGATCGCAGCAATTGTAATTCTGCTTGTCCTCTCGACTTTCGTCGTCGCCTTCATCTTCTACCGGATCCTCGCGAAGAGGGAACGCGAAGCTGAAGTTCATCGCGAAGAGGACGAGGCCGATGCGACTCGGCTTCAATCGCTCAAGGATGCGCTCGGGCTGCTGATCGGGCCGTTCCCGCTATCCGTCGCACTGCACGTAATCGCGCTGTTGTTCCTGATCATCACGGTGCACGAACAGCGCGGGCGTGAACTGATCATGGTCAACCTCGAAGCCGGCGGTGGCGGCGGCGGCGGCAACGAGATGCAGGATCTCGACATGCCGGAAGTGCCGATGCCCGACACGCAGCAACAAATGGAGGCGCCGACCGCGGTCGATACTTCGCAAGCGGTCGGCCTGGCTAACGACTATGTCCGCGCGGCCGGCGGCGGCGGTATCGGAATCGGCCGTGGCGGCGGTATGGGCTCTGGCTACGGCCACGGGGTGGGCAGCGGCTTCGGCGGGTTCATCGGCGAGTTGCGCCGCAAAGGACTTGACGTGGTGCTGGTGATCGACGGCACCGGCTCGATGAAACTGATCATCGACGACGTCAAAGCCAAGATGGGCCAGCTAGTTCAGGCGATCCATCGGCTGGTTCCGATCGCGC
Coding sequences:
- a CDS encoding biopolymer transporter ExbD produces the protein MAISGPHQGGGGGVFADINITPLTDIFLVLLIIFMVTTSVTIESAAHVDLPNATNTNPENKGVIITYSAQHELFVNSKDVPERELLPTLRDALGQGDAKVVVFQGDRKVLLGDMVRILNISKAAGATQIAIAAKRATGAQMANQASSGS
- a CDS encoding vWA domain-containing protein produces the protein MIAAIVILLVLSTFVVAFIFYRILAKREREAEVHREEDEADATRLQSLKDALGLLIGPFPLSVALHVIALLFLIITVHEQRGRELIMVNLEAGGGGGGGNEMQDLDMPEVPMPDTQQQMEAPTAVDTSQAVGLANDYVRAAGGGGIGIGRGGGMGSGYGHGVGSGFGGFIGELRRKGLDVVLVIDGTGSMKLIIDDVKAKMGQLVQAIHRLVPIARVGIVVFGGKGEKMSIQPLTLSPQKMTDFLSSIQALGGGEWEEDTFGAVETAIDKMDWKPYAKKVVVLVGDSPPKKDDFGPLLAMIRKFKGENGTFNTVDVAAEEHERFEREFWLKVHREEPPKISPLPEFYRQTQAAYKVLAVAGGGSMKSLTKDSHINQQVLILAFGEQWQSQVAAFGRGLAGGSGSQ
- a CDS encoding biopolymer transporter ExbD gives rise to the protein MAMMKKAKGGGAVFADINITPLTDIFLVLLIIFMVTTAVTIESAAHVDLPKAEAPTTDIKPKGIVVTYTSDHTIMVNDKGVTEAELVPTLHTALQNSTDKIVVFQGDPKVILGDMVRILDLAKSAGAEAIAIAVSQLPPGGGGGAPSGGA
- a CDS encoding CoA-binding protein — encoded protein: MEFSNPPDSEIRSILANPATVAVVGCSDNPARDSLRIAKLLKRRGFKVIPVNPQLGADALKGELGETCYPDLASIPEPVQMVDVFRRSEFVPEVAEQAIAKGAKILWCQLDVIHPAAARRAQEAGLTVVMDRCPAIEYARLF
- a CDS encoding SDR family oxidoreductase, which codes for MALLEGKVAAITGAGRGIGREEALLLAKHGAKVVINDLGGHFDGTGQSRSPAEDVVKEIRSAGGEAVANFESVTDFKSAKRIIDCAIDNFGKLNIVVNNAGILRDRMIFNMSEEDWDAVVGVHLRGSFNVARHACSYWREQHKAGNVLNGRLINTSSDSGLLGNAGQSNYGSAKAAVASMAIIVDREMSRYGVTANAIAPVARTRLTVDATPQTAAGMGQVKQGEWDPFTPAHVAPLVAWLSSDDAKDVHGEVFRVGMGNVWLMKGWHTGGKISKKGSMWEPAELGAKLKEELAKGVTKKESMGEVMGGNV
- a CDS encoding NUDIX hydrolase, producing MAHKWKTLSTDAVYKTPVFDLHRRRSGHPHRGERDFFILHAPNWVNIIPMTAAGEVVMIRQWRHGISEFTLEVPGGMVDPEDLTPMHAARREMIEETGFDADNIIELGKVHPNPAIQGNVCYSFLAEDLRNVGQPESLGAEETEVALIPMSDIPGLIASAGIMHALTIAAFSFLHVYNPLSTRRLLLK
- a CDS encoding MotA/TolQ/ExbB proton channel family protein — protein: MQSNFGVLGMIQQGYYATYPLLFISVVCLAIIFERIWALWGVGPKTAKLADALIPQLRQGKFNEALQATQARGTAAERIFHTLISGAQTMDRDHLLELDDERRYQEGLEFKRYIWVLATAGASAPFIGLFGTVVGILVAFQSMAIMGTGGFSVVAAGISEALIATALGLAVAIVAVIFYNYFSVKVENISAVQHINDDRLIDAALQGRQTRGN